DNA from Nitrospira sp.:
CATTCACAGTCGTGGTCGCCGCGGTATCTTGCACACGAGGCGTGACCCTGACGCTGGTCACGGTACTTCCCACGTGAACGGTATAGTCCTCTGTCCCAGCGCTGAAGGCGGGCGTTAGGGTGCCGGGCGATACGGTCAACGCCGAGAGATTATTGTTCCCGCCAAGTGCGGCACGAATGACGTTGACGGAGTAGATTCTCTGGGTGCCGTTCTGTGCGATTACAACAATGTTGATAATGGTATTCGAACCCGGTGCGCCCAATGGAATGGTTCGGGCCTGGCTGGAGTTGGTGGATTGCCCATTCACGGTCATGCTGGCGGTGGCATCTTGTAGTCTCGGCGTGACTACAACACTGGTCGCATTGCTTGCCACATTCACGGTGTAACTAGTGATATTAGGCCTGAAGTTTAACGTTCCCGGTGATAGGGTCAAGCTCTGCAAGTTGTTATTACTGGACACTCCGCGACTCACCGTAACGAGGTATGTTTTTGGATTTCCGTTCTGGGCCGTAACCACGATCGTGACATTGGTGGTTTGACCTGCAGGACCGAGGGTGATTGTGCGAGGCTGCCCAGAGGGAGCCGCTTGCCCATTCACAGTCATCTTCGCAGCAGAATCCGACAGAGTAGGGGTGACACTGACGCTTTCGACGTTGTTGGCAACATCGACCGAATAGTTCAACGTGTTGCGATTGAATCCAGGGGGAGGCAGGGTCCCCGGCGACAGGGTCAAATTCTGTAACGAATTGTCGCCTGTTAAGCCTGCCCTGTTGATCACGACCGTATAAGTTCTCGACTTGGCGGTCGATTCCGACACGATGACATTAATGACCGTGGTTTTTCCGGCTTCGTTTAAGGGAATGACGCTGTTCGTCGTGGCTTGTCCATTGATCGTCACGCTGTCACCGGATACAGCCGGTAGAGCTGTCACAGTCACGCTCTGGATGTCGCTGGATAGACTAACGGTGTAGTTTGTCGTTGCAGGGCTAAAAGCCGGTTGGAGTGTTGCCGGGCCACTCGTGAGCCCGACCGTCAAGCCGGCAAGTTCCACCTCAGGGGTGACGGTCGCTACGTCCCCGCATCCAGAGGCCATCAAGCCGATCGCGACGAAAAAGGCGGTAGCGAGATGCTGTTTCACGACGTGGATGGTACGCATCATGGTGACTTGACCTCTTTCTTTAGAGGCGATAAGGATCGTGTTCTTAATTAATAGCTAACCTAAGTTAAGATAGCGGATATTACGGGAGGCCTAAAGATTGGTCCATACCTACTTAGGTATAAGGGCGAATGGCGAGCAGCCCTATTAGGCATAGAGCTTATTAGTGAGTATGCCTAGGGCCGATCTTCCTGGTGAGGTCGAGGCTCCTGTTCGAGAGGTAGGGAGCCGGCATGAGCAAGTTGAGCTGGTTCAAGACCGACGGTAGAGCTGAGAGGATAAAGTTATAACCGATCCTGCTGGTACTTCGTTGTCTTCTCCTCGAGAGAAGCTGATACGGAATCAGACTGGTCGCGCGACGCTTCGCAGATCTGTTCTTGTGGCGATGCCAAACGGGCGTCTTCTCTGATCTGTTGGACTCCTTAAATGCGATAGCGATATCGTTTCTACAAGAGTGCTTGGATGATGGTAATGGTGTAGAACTTTGTGACTCCATTCGGTGCCGTGACGGTGATCGTCACCGGTGTGGCCGTCCCCGGCCCACCGAGCGGAATGGTCGCTTGACCGGTCGCTTGTCCAGCCCCGGGATCAGCAATCGACCCGGACAGGATCGCATTCGAGTCAGACTTGGTCGCGGAGACCGTCACGCTCGCGACATTGGCTGGAACGCCCACCGTGTAGACTGTCGTGCTTGGAGCAAAGCCAGGAACCAAGGAGCCTTCCACCGTCAAGGCCGACAGATTATTGTCATCCGATGCTGCGCGGTTTACGGTGATGGAATATATTTGCGGGGTTCCATCTTGGGCCGTTACGGTGATGGACACTGATGTGGGTGTCCCTGCTCCATTCAGCGAAATGGTCGCCTGTCCCGTTGCAAGCCCTGCTCCGGCAGTCACTGAGCCGGTCATCGTTGCAATCGGATCGGCCTTGGTAGCTGACACGGTCACCTCGGTGACGCCGGTCGCCACGTTCACCATGTAGGCGGTAATGTTCGGAGCGAAGGTCGGAGACAAATTTTGAGCCACGGTGCCTGTCGTCACGGTCAAGGCTGACAGGTTGTTGTTGCTCGAGAGCCTCCTTACGATGATGTTGTATGTCTTTGGGCTTCCAATCTGGGGTGTGACTGTGATCGACACAGGTGTTTCTGATCCTTGCTCGCCCAGTGTAACGTGTGCTTGCCCCGTTGCGGTCCCAGCCGGAACCGTTACGCTACCAATGGTCATGCCGGCATTCCGGTCCGACTTGGTTGCTGAAACCGTCACGCTGGTGACGTTGGATGCAACGTCCACCCTATAGGTCGTGGCATTCCGAGCAAAGGGTGGAGACAAGGTTTGAATCGCGTTGCCTGACCTCACTATCAATGCCGACAGGTTGTTGTCGTTTGACGGAGCCCTATCGACAACTACGACATAGATATTCCGATTCCCGTTCTGTGCGGTGACTATTATATTGATAATGGTGTTCGAGTCCGGTTGGCCCAACGCAATGAGGCGAGCCTCTCCGGAGTTAATGTTGGATGGCTGCCCGCTGTTCACTATTAGGCTCATGCTCGCATTGGAATTCGGTGGCAGCTCCGGCCTCACCGTCACGCTTGTTATGGTGCTTGCGACGTTCACCGGGTAACTGGTTGTGGTAGGGCTGAACGAGATCAGGTTTGTAGTTCCAGTTCCCGATGAAACAGTTAAGCTCTGCAAGGTGTTAATGCTCGATAACCCGCCACGATTCACGAGAATCGTGTAGCTTTTCTTAGTTCCGTCCTGGGCTGTCACTTCGATCGTAATGAGAGTGTTCTGACCGGCGGGATTGAGGGTGATTGGCCGGGCCTGCCCGGAGGTTGCGGCCTGCCCATTCACCGCTATTGTCGCGGCAAGATCCTGAAGGGTCGGCGTTACCTCGACGCTTCCGACGGTGCTGGCAACATCGACTGTGTAGTTGAGTGTGTTCTCATTGAATGCGATGGGCGGGGTGCCCGGCGAAACGGTTAAGTTCTGTAACGAGTTGTTCCCATTTGGGCCGGCTCTCACCAGAAGGACTGTGTAGGTCCTCGAATTCGTGTCCGATTCCGACACGACGATGCTCACCGGCGTCGTCGTGCCTGCCGCGCCCAGGGGAATAACGCTGCTTGTCGTGGCCTGGCCATTGATCGTGACCGTATCGCCCGCTACGGCCGGTTGTGCGGTGACCCTCACACTCGTGACGTCGCTGGTGAGGTTGACATTGTATTCAGTGGTGCCGCCGGTAAAGGCCGGTTGGAGTGTTGCGGTAGTGGTTCCGGTAGTGACCGTCAAGCTGGCGAGTTCGACCACTGGATTTACGGTCGCCGAGTCCCCACAGCCAGCGGCTATCAAGCCGATCACGATAAGCAAGACGGCGGTTAGATACTGTCTCACGACGGTCACAGTATGCATGGTCATGGGGTATTAGTCTCTTTCTCTAGCAGGATGCTGAAACAGTCCGCCAGCGGCGTTCTCGCATCGTTCAGAGGCTCAACGTACCGAAGCGTACGCCTCGCCTCTTCGCTCGCTGCGGCCTTGCTGGACAGCCTTTTTGAGCATCCTGAAGGTATTCTGACGTGATCACCATATGGACAATTCAAAGTCATATTGTGGGCGTTAACCAAGTTTTTCCGCAGCCTGCTAGAGGCGTGAAGCGTACTATAAGAGTGCTCGGGTGATGGTAATGGTGTATGGCTTTGAGGCTCCATTCGGTGCCGTGACGATGATCGACACCGTTCTTGGTATCAATGGTACGAGTAGAAACGTTGCTTGGCCTGTTGCGACCCCTGTCCCAGCCGTGACGTCACCGGACAACACTGCATCTGAATCAGACTTGGTCGCGGAGACCGTCGCGCTGGCGACACTGGGTGGAACGCCCACCGTGTAGGCTGTCGTGCTTGGAGCAAAATCAGGAACCAAGGAGCCTCCCGTCACCGTCAAGGCCGACAGATTGTTGTCACTCGAGGGCGCCGCTCGGTTGACCGTGAGGGTGTAGGTCTTACTGTTTCCATTCGGGGCAGTGACGGTGATGATCACAGGTGTCGACGTCCCTGGCCCACCGAGTGGAATGGTCGCTTGACCGGTGGCTTGCCCTACCCCGGGATCAGCGATCGAACCGGACAGGACCGCATTCGGGTCTGACTTGGTTGCGGAGACCGTCACCTCCGTGACCTCGGTCGCTACGTCCACGGCGTAGGTTAGGTGATTCGGGTCAACAAAAGCAGGAGTCAAAGATCCCGGCGTCACGGTCAAGGCTGACAGATTATTGTCGCCTGAGAGGCGGTTCACAGTGATGTGGTAGGTTTTTTTGTTGCCATTTGGTGCGGTTACTTCGATTGACACAGGGGTGGCTGTTCCCGGCCCACCGAGCGGAATGGTGGCTTGTCCGGTTGCGATTCCAGCCCCAGCAGTCAGCGAACCAGACATCACGGCATTCGGATCGGATTTGGTGGCGGAGGCAGTCACGCTGGCGACGTCGGTTGCAACATTCACCGTGTAGCTCAGTGTGCCGGCAGCGAATGCGGGGGCAAGGGAGCCTGGCTCCACCGTCAACGCCGACAGATTGTTGTCGCTCGATAAGAGTCTCGTGACGGTGACCGTATAGGTGCTTTCCTGGCCCGTCTGTGACGTTAAGACGATGGAGACGGTTGTGGTTGTTCCCGGTGCGCCTAACGGCACGGACCTCCCCTGCCCGACAGAGGTTGGGGTCCCATTGATTGTCATGGTTGTCGTGCTGTCCTTAGGGGCGGCTGTCACGGTGACGGCGGTCGCCGATGTCGGCGCATCGACCGTATAGTCGGTAGTATTGCTGGAAAACGCCGGCTGGAGGTCGCCGGGAGTGACCGCCAGGCTGGAAAGCGGTACCTGAACTTCATCCGAGATCGACGCGGAGTCTTTGCAGCCATAAGCGCTCAAGCCGATTGCGGAGATAAGGACGGCGACGAACCGTTGTCCAGGGTAGATATGATTCCGTCTCATGTAAAGCCGGTCGTGTTCATTCGATGTTGTGAGTGGGGAACTGTTCATTTTTTTGAACCGCACCCATGGATGCCGATATTACAGGAGGATAATCGGTCCGGTCTACCTCTGCTAGTGCGAGGGCGACCAGATGCTGGATAGTGTGACCGCTCTCCGGGTGGTCCCGGTTCGAATCTGAACGAGATGAATGGGTACGTCGTGATCGAGATACGAGCGAGGGTTGGAATTACATGGAAAGAATCTCGTCATCACCCGGTCTGATAACTAAAGAGCCCCATTTGCGTTAGTCGTCATCTTCTTTATATTCATGGTCTCCATTCTGCCCTCTATTTCAATTGTCATCGCTGGTTCCGTCTCCATCATTGTTTCCGTTATCTCCCTTGGATGCGCGGTTAACGGTTATGCGGTAGGTCTTGGCGTTTCCATTCGGCGGGTTAACGCGAATGATAATGTTGGTGCTCGACCCCCTCATCTCCAAGAAAGATTTCACGCGCCTGGCCTGAGCTGGTTTCCTGTCCATTGACCTCCATGCTGGCATTTGTGTCCTGAAGGGTCGCGGTGACGGTGACGCTCGTCACGTTGTGCTCCACGTTCACCGTATACCTCCTTCTAGGAGCCTGGCCGACATTGACCCCCCACTTGTGTGCAGCCGTGGATTCGGTCATCGACGGAGTGCCGAGTGAGGCGGCTACGTGATGACCACTCGAACCTTTCGCCCCTACGATCCTGATGACTTGTGACTGTTGCCGCCGTCACCGCGCGAGTGGTTGCCGGAGGACCACCTGGCGTACTTCGTGACGGATCTGGTGGAGGAACTGAATCTCACGCCCATCCTCGCCACCTATGGCGGCGTAACGCGTGGCACGGTGCCGTATCATCCCCAGCTGCTGGTCACGGTATTGCGGTATGCCTATGCCGTGGGGATTCCGGCCTCGCGGCAGATTGCGCGGGAACTGGAAGAGGATGTGGCGTTTCGGGTGCTGGCGGCCAATCAGCGGCCGGATTTCCGGCCCCTCAGTGACGTTCGGAAGCCGCATCTGACAGCATTGGCTGATCGGTTTGTGCAGGTCCTGAAGCTCTGCCAGCGGGCGGGCTTGGTGAAGCTGAGGCACATCGCGCTGGATGGGACGAAGGTCAAGGCCAATGCCTCGAACAAGGCCATGCGTTATGGTCGGATGGTGACGGAAGCCGCGCGGCTCACGGCGGAAGTCGAACGGCTGTTGACGCAGGCGGAAGCCACCGATGCTCAGGACGATGCGGCGTATGGCCCCGACCGGCGGGGCGATGAACGGCCCGCCGAACTTGCGCGCCGCGAGCAGCGGCTCCAGACCATTCGGGCCGCCAAGGCCGTGCTGGAGCAGGTGCTGGTGAATACCGAGCAGGTCCCCCGGATCGTGACGATGGACGCGGGCTCTTGCAGCGAGGCGAACGTCATGGCCCTCACGGCGCTGGGCTGTACGCCGCTCATCCCGCCGGATCGCCAACTCCATAGCCCGGTGGTGCTGAGAGCTTCCCGTGGACGACCGCCCGCGGGCTTGTCGGTCGCCGATCGGATGCGCCGCACGCTCCGCACGACGCGCGGGCGACGATGCTATGCTCAGCGCAAAGCGATTGGCGAGCCGGTCTTCGGTCAGATCACGCAGGGCCGGGGCTATCGGCAGTTCTTGTTACGCGGGATGCGGCAGGTG
Protein-coding regions in this window:
- a CDS encoding cadherin-like beta sandwich domain-containing protein, translated to MMRTIHVVKQHLATAFFVAIGLMASGCGDVATVTPEVELAGLTVGLTSGPATLQPAFSPATTNYTVSLSSDIQSVTVTALPAVSGDSVTINGQATTNSVIPLNEAGKTTVINVIVSESTAKSRTYTVVINRAGLTGDNSLQNLTLSPGTLPPPGFNRNTLNYSVDVANNVESVSVTPTLSDSAAKMTVNGQAAPSGQPRTITLGPAGQTTNVTIVVTAQNGNPKTYLVTVSRGVSSNNNLQSLTLSPGTLNFRPNITSYTVNVASNATSVVVTPRLQDATASMTVNGQSTNSSQARTIPLGAPGSNTIINIVVIAQNGTQRIYSVNVIRAALGGNNNLSALTVSPGTLTPAFSAGTEDYTVHVGSTVTSVRVTPRVQDTAATTTVNGQGTNSGQARTITLNGAGSNTLVNIAVTAPNGSQKTYSVNVIRAALGGNNNLRSLTVSPGILAPAFRANRTGYSVSIGSNIDNLTVTATLEDAGATVMINGQGAGSGQSRPIPLEPPGSTTEIAIIVVAPNGNPRTYQIDVNREALGGNNNLSALTVSPGTLAPAFNANTTGYTVNVGSAVTSINVSATKVDSNAVMSGSVTAGTGVATGQAAIPLNGAGTSTLVSVTVTAPNGSSKTYSINVNRAAPTAPPAPASAPDLTPESDSGFLPGQDADNITNDLTPSFTVAPPAAGETPSLYIDGVKVKEGFDQGANTLTPMNPLPGGEYDITVTSTVTNAAGLESLHSPSLSVHIDNVAPGFQ
- a CDS encoding cadherin-like beta sandwich domain-containing protein — its product is MTMHTVTVVRQYLTAVLLIVIGLIAAGCGDSATVNPVVELASLTVTTGTTTATLQPAFTGGTTEYNVNLTSDVTSVRVTAQPAVAGDTVTINGQATTSSVIPLGAAGTTTPVSIVVSESDTNSRTYTVLLVRAGPNGNNSLQNLTVSPGTPPIAFNENTLNYTVDVASTVGSVEVTPTLQDLAATIAVNGQAATSGQARPITLNPAGQNTLITIEVTAQDGTKKSYTILVNRGGLSSINTLQSLTVSSGTGTTNLISFSPTTTSYPVNVASTITSVTVRPELPPNSNASMSLIVNSGQPSNINSGEARLIALGQPDSNTIINIIVTAQNGNRNIYVVVVDRAPSNDNNLSALIVRSGNAIQTLSPPFARNATTYRVDVASNVTSVTVSATKSDRNAGMTIGSVTVPAGTATGQAHVTLGEQGSETPVSITVTPQIGSPKTYNIIVRRLSSNNNLSALTVTTGTVAQNLSPTFAPNITAYMVNVATGVTEVTVSATKADPIATMTGSVTAGAGLATGQATISLNGAGTPTSVSITVTAQDGTPQIYSITVNRAASDDNNLSALTVEGSLVPGFAPSTTVYTVGVPANVASVTVSATKSDSNAILSGSIADPGAGQATGQATIPLGGPGTATPVTITVTAPNGVTKFYTITIIQALL
- a CDS encoding cadherin-like beta sandwich domain-containing protein, translating into MRRNHIYPGQRFVAVLISAIGLSAYGCKDSASISDEVQVPLSSLAVTPGDLQPAFSSNTTDYTVDAPTSATAVTVTAAPKDSTTTMTINGTPTSVGQGRSVPLGAPGTTTTVSIVLTSQTGQESTYTVTVTRLLSSDNNLSALTVEPGSLAPAFAAGTLSYTVNVATDVASVTASATKSDPNAVMSGSLTAGAGIATGQATIPLGGPGTATPVSIEVTAPNGNKKTYHITVNRLSGDNNLSALTVTPGSLTPAFVDPNHLTYAVDVATEVTEVTVSATKSDPNAVLSGSIADPGVGQATGQATIPLGGPGTSTPVIITVTAPNGNSKTYTLTVNRAAPSSDNNLSALTVTGGSLVPDFAPSTTAYTVGVPPSVASATVSATKSDSDAVLSGDVTAGTGVATGQATFLLVPLIPRTVSIIVTAPNGASKPYTITITRALL
- a CDS encoding cadherin-like beta sandwich domain-containing protein, translated to MNVEHNVTSVTVTATLQDTNASMEVNGQETSSGQAREIFLGDEGVEHQHYHSR